CAACAGCAAACCAGGTTTTGCGATATTTGAAGTTGTGAGAGAAGCCAAAAAGTCAGGCATACCTTTACCACGTCTTACTACAGCACTTGATAACATTGAACAACATTAAAGTTATTGAAAGCTGAAAAAATCGACAACTTGATATTGTTCAGACTTCAACTCTACTAATGATTATATAAAACGATTCTCCCTCCGACGAACGGAAGCCTCATCTTACGCTGCGCTGAATTAATTACTGTGGTTATAACAAAAATAGCCCTAGCTTTAGAAGCTTCGGGCTATATAGCTATTTATTAAAGCAGGTAAATGCCAGCGCAAAACACTAGACCCTTACCAATATCGCCACTGACTTTACATGTAACGTGTTGATACTTAAAACAAATTACAGGAATAGCACTTGCTCAATCAGGGGCGACTGACAGAAGCCGTCCTTATTTTCTAACCGATAGTATCAGTTCATTGCTGAACAATCGTTCTGATGTGACAATAAAACTAATGTCATACTTATGACCAATCAGTAACTAGGGGTTCATAAATGCCTAAAAATTAACGTATATGTATAAAACATACCTTTGCTGACACAGGGAGCAACTACTAAACTGACATTTGAACGCCTTCATGCTTCTAAACCACTAAAAACTTCATTATACAAAAATCCCCACCCTCAACAGTTTACTTCCTCTTAGCAGGTCTCCATTTGAAACCACAGTTCATACAGCCGTTAACAATTTCACTTCTTCCAACAAACCCGACTAAGATACTCACAGGTAAGGATACAAAAATTGAAATCCCGCAAATAACACCGATGATAGTTAATAGACTTTCGAAAGCTTCACTTCCGGTGCTACTTACACCACTTCCTTTACTACTTACACCACTTCCGACTTGAACATTCATATTGTAATAAAAAGCCCACATCGTAAATCCCAACACTAATACGAGAGGAAGTAACCACATCCATCCCATTGTTTTAAACATGTTTGCGAAACTGTACCCTCTTTTGTTGGCTACTACTTGCTGTGACTTGCATTTGCGGCATGCAACAGCATTAACTTTATTTGCAGTGTTCAATTGACTCCCTGTTCCTTCTACTTGTCCGACTGTTCTGTTTACTTGGGGGCTAGCCACCCTAGATTTCCCCCTAGCAGGGGCGGACGTTGTCCTGTTGGGCTGATTGACTGATGGTCTAGTAGTACGTTGCATTTCTTTTGACTCCTCCTGATGATCTTTTGTAGGTACTTAGAACTATTCGGCAAAACTTTCCAAAAACCTCTATACAGCCTTCCTAGATGTTAGGCATAAATCAATGACCTTATTGTAGAACAAACACCCCGCAATATTGGGTATACGTTCTTCTGCAACATAGGCATTTCCATAGCATAGCGCGAACTATATCGTCCGTTACATCTTCGAAAGAAACCGAGAGCTCGCTACGCTCAAAGTATTAAGCTAACCTGCTACTAAAATGAAAAATGTCTCGTATCGCTATGATCGAATCACTAAAAGGGTTGGAATAGCTATCCCAACTTTGAGGGATTGAAGAGTGATTGCGTATATCTCTATAATTCAGATATTGGATTAAAGATAATCTAGATAGCGGCAGGGGTGCCGAAAAGGAGGGTGCATATGAATAACCAAACAGCAATGGCTCCGAAACGGCAAAAAAGCCGCTCTGACAGAGTAGATGAATACGTAAAATCGCCGGAGAAGCAGAAGAAGCTGTATAAAAAAACGTTATGGCTTGTTGTTGTCTCACAAATATTCGGAGGAGCGGGGCTGGCTGCCGGGCTTACTGTTGGAGCGCTGCTTGCGCAGGACATGCTAGGCAGCGACAGCCTTTCCGGTCTTCCCGCAGCTTTGTTTACGCTAGGCTCTGCGGCGGCGGCGCTGATCGTGGGAAGGTTGTCACAGCGATTTGGACGCAGAGTCGGGCTGGCTGCCGGATTTATAGCGGGTGGAGCTGGAGCAACTGGCGTTGTGTTTGCCGCGCTTTGGGATCAAATAGCGCTGCTATTTGTGTCACTGTTGATTTATGGAGCGGGCACGGCAACCAATCTGCAAGCCCGGTACGCGGGTACGGACCTGGCGCTGCCGAATCAGCGGGCCAAAGCAATCAGTACAGCGCTGGTGTTTACGACGATTGGCGCGGTGGCAGGTCCCAATCTGGTAGAGCCGACTGGTCACATGGCGACCTCCATCGGTCTTCCTGCTTTGTCGGGGCCGTTTATTCTAGCGGCAGTTGCCTATTTGATAGCAGGCCTGGTACTGCTGCTGTTTCTTCGTCCTGATCCGTTTATCGTTGCCAAAGCGATTGACGAAGAGGAAATATTGAATAAAGGGTCGCAGGTGAAAGACGGCAAAAGTCTTCAGGGGAAGGGAGACGCAAGCCGCCCGGAGAGCTCTCATAACCGAAAAGGACTTATTGTGGGAGCAACGGTTATGGTGCTTACCCAAATCGTAATGGTGGGTATCATGGTCATGACGCCCGTTCATATGAAGCAGCATGGCCATGAGCTTGGAGATGCAGGTCTGGTGATTGGCATCCATATCGCATTCATGTATTTGCCTTCCCTGCTGACTGGCGTGCTGGTGGATAAGCTTGGCCGTACCTTTATGTCCTATGCATCAGGAGTAACGCTGCTGCTGGCAGGTTTGACCGCGGCTTTTGCACCAGGCGAATCCATGGGCTTACTTATTGTAGCGTTGGCACTTCTCGGCCTAGGCTGGAACTTTGGCCTGATTAGCGGAACGGCGGCCATTATCGACTCCACAACGCCGAAGGTTCGCGCGAAGACACAAGGCACGGTTGACGTTCTGATTGCACTGGCCGGCGCGTCCGGCGGCGCTTTGTCAGGCATGGTTATGGCTGGCGTTGGCTACTCCATGCTTTCCCTTGCCGGAGGATTGATGTCCTTGCTGCTTATTCCAGTGGTGGCCTGGTCATGGAGGAAAAATTCAACCTCTCATTCTGAAAAGGGGTAAATGCTTTGTCATCCTTTTACAGAGCCGGCTGTAATGCCCTAATTGCTCAAGCTTCTCAGTACCCGGCCCATGCTTATCAAACCGTATTCCAGCTAGCAACGCAGTTCGAATGAAAATGCCAATGGCTCTAGATAATACTCTTGCACTTTATTAATCACAGACCACGTAAATGCCTGGGTTGGAGAACCGCTCACGCCCCTTTTCAGAGGAACTGTCGCACTTAGCTTGACAATCCGTCATTTACAAATACGCTTTCTATGGTGATTGTGGACGTGGAATGCATTATAAGAAGAACTTTAAGGGATATGTTTGGGGTACTATAACAAGCCAGGTAAAAACGGGAGAGTAAAGTGTAGTGACCATCTCGTACGTGAAGCAGATTTAAAATTAGCTATTATCGAGGATATTCGAACGCTCGCATCCAATCTCTCAAATGCTACAATTTATAAAAAACTTGAAAATCAGCTACAGAAAATCAATTGGCAAAATGAAAAACAAATAAGTTCGGTAGAAAGTGAATTTGACAAGTTGAAAACTCGAAAGAAAAAAGCACGAGACAAAAATCTGGATGGCAACATGACAGATTTTGGCGTTCAGCGAATTAAAACAGCTCCTCGGAGAATTTTTGTCCTTCAGGGAGTTGACTCCAGAGATTTTGCACCGACTAATTAATCGAATTGAGATTAAAGCAAACGAGAGTCCGAGAATCTTTTACAGATTCTCGAACCCTTCTGCTTATTCTTTAATCCTCACTATCATCGCAACGCTCTCCACATGCACCGTATGCGGGATCATGTGGGAGTTGGTTTGAATCTGTATCAGTTGGCTAAAAGCCTTGATATATAGAGTGTTCTTGAAACGCAGACTATTCTTTTTGTTTGGATTTTAATAGCTGTTGACGTTGTTCGTCAACAAGTAGTCAACAACTATTGTTGAATATCGATTTATTAAATCACGCAATAGGATGAGATCAAGGGGCGAGTTTAATTAGGTTCTCTGAAACCCATTTTAGTTTAAAATCATTCCTTATTAGCACTTACGGCTTCATCCTTTTCACTTCCGAATGATCCGAAGCGTTTAGCACAGTCGGCAAGGTATTGCCTAAGCCCTGGCCAAACGCTCTCCATCCGACTTCTATGAATTTTATTATAATTGCTCCTTACTGATTGCCCAATTTATAGAAATAGTTGTATACACATTTTTTTTCGCTACTAGTTTTTCATAAGGGTTTTGAATTAATTTAATATTGGGTATGCCATCCAGGTTACTTACCAATACTAAAATATACCTTTCCCCCAATTCTTTTGCCACAATCCACTCTTTATCCGTAAATACTACTCCCCCAATTATAGCCGATAGCCCTTTAACCTCAAAGACAAAAGGAAGGGATGAGTCCAGTTCAAAGTCAAAACCACAGCCATCATTTCTTCTATCTTTTAGCCCCCCTCCAAATCCGTCAATTTTATTCTTAAGGAATGACTCATAAAAAAATTCTTCCGCTCTTTTACCCGTTATGCCTCTTGTACTAAATTTTCGAGTAGCGTGCTTTGTTTCATCATCTTCCTGTATTGTATCAATATATACTTGAATGTTTTTATCTAATTCAGTAGTCCGATTCAACGTACTATAAGATAAAATGTCTTTTACTATCCCCAATAATGCTGACTCACTCAATTCCTCATATTTCTCCAAAACTTCAAGACGGCTTGGCCTCAGTTCTCTTTGATACCACCCTCTTCTATTATTAGGATGAAAGGGATCGAATTCATCTCTCATATTCTTAATCGTATTAGGTTTAACACTTAGTTTAAAACCAATGTCTTCAAAAGCGGCTGTGAAATTTGAGTATCCAAGATTCTCTAAAGCTATCTCATTGTACTTTGAAAGAAAGTAAGCAACAATTAAAGCTAACTTATGATTATCCAGCATTACGAACACCTCTTTTTTCTTACTTTATCAACACAGAATAAGAAAATTTTTAATATATAAGCTACCAATGCTTACTAATACCAAATATTAAGACCCGAACGTGACGAAATGAGTCATTCGGGTCATTACAAAAAGAAGTTCTTATGAAAAATACCCTATCTGTTGAGAACCTGGCAAACCGACGGTCAGTCCCCTGTCTAGAAACCGGTTGAATTCTTCACATGCTGTTTCCGGCACAAGAGAGCAGCTATGGCAGGCGGCCAAGTTACAAGAATCAGGTCCTTGTGGCCCAATTTCGGAACAAATAGGATCTGAAGAACACCAACCTGCATTTATTAATGATTTTTGAATTACCTTCTCTAGATAGCCCGGCTTCCCCATTCGAACCAGTCCACCCATCGTTCCATCTGAATCACCTGCTGCGGTGTATATCAATATACCGTACATAGGATTGGCTTCGTCATCGGATATGTACAATCGTTCTCTTAGTGAAGAAGAGCTATACCCGCATTCGAAAGTAAGCTGATTCATCAGAAGATGAGCAAAAGTATGAGCCATTACAAACCTAGGTGTAATTTGCTTTTCCCGAGTACGCCGATTCACGAGCAAATTTCTATAACGTTCTGCTAATGGTTGAAGTCTGGAGACCACGTCGGCCTTGTCCTCCCACGTGTTTAATAGATCAGGATTGAATTTCAAGAAAATTCCTTCACCGTATACAACATAAGCGGGTAGCCAATTATCTGAGGACTCATCTGGTACACTCCGCCACATCTGATATTTCAATTGCTGAACGTCTGTAGGCCGATCATTAAAAACCCGGTTAAAACCCGCAAGCACCCGCGTTTCTTTTAATTTTTCTACCAGAAATACATCAGAAAAATATTTTTCCATATCAAACAGATTACTGTCATACTGTGCAAGTGGAATCCACCGGATTTTAAGATCATCTTGATCCGAAGTTTCACTTAATACACTATACTCTTCTAGACGCAGAACTCTTTCTAAATCTGTACCGCCAGCCCCTTCGTTTTCTTCAATTTCAATAGTCGCACGTTGCTCCAAGCTCAAAATCGCGCGCTTTATTTCAGCATCAGAATATGTTTCCAGCTCAATCCGAAACTGTGCACGGAGCTCATCCACTGTTTCTTCTTCACTTAAGTTACCCCGTTTTGAAAGATTCAGAATACGCACATATTGAGGCGATTGAAATAATTCAATCAATGTTTTGATTTGTCGACTTACTTCACCTGGTATATAAATCGCACTTCGGACTTGAGCGAAATAAACATTTGAAGCACTGCGGAGAGATCCCCTAAGATGGCATCTGCATGTTTCGCCATCCTCAGTACCAAGCCAGGGCCTTTTTCCCTGGCAGTAAAACACATTTCCGCCACCAACTAACTCTTTACTAAGTTCCGTGCTTCCATCCGGATGTGCGCTGGTTATTTTATTGAGCATACGGGGTTCTACTCCACACCCGCATTTTACTTGCATCGTCGTCAGCGCACCGCCGCCGGTACTTACCAGCTTCATCGTGGCAGTACAAGATGGATTTGCTGAACGATGTACCCATTCACGCCACGGGAAATCTTGAATATGCCCGTTTTCGCATATTGCTATAAAGGGTACTTGCACCATAAACTTTTTGATGTTGTTAGCCTTACAAGTTGAGCATTCTTCCCTCGACTTAGTTGTAAGCTCCGTCTTTTTCATATCTCCGCAAAATGTGCAATAATGCCATTGTGGAAACCTTAAAAAGGGAACGGTCAAAAATTTATTATTCTCGCCTGCGCCTTTATAGCGGAAATCTGGTGGTAACCGAAAATGGTCTACCCCAAGCAAGCGTTCTAAACGCCACTCTTTGATTTTGTACTGTGATAGATCCACCCGCTCCGAAGATCCGTTTTTGTCCTTATACCAATGATCAAGTCCTCCACAAATAGCTGAGATTCCACTTTTCGATATAGACATTGCTCCGGTACCAAATGGGGCTATCATTTGTGCTCTGCGTATCGGATATACCATACTATTCCAAATCCTCCAGTTCTTCAAGTTTATACAACACGGATATATCCCCCCGACATTGGGCATCAACGTTCCTTAATGACATCGGCGTTGCCAAGGAGAGCCTGGTTGAACGCTCATCAGCATACTCTCCGGCGACTCGTAAGAGCGGATAGTCACCACCCTCGGCTGTTCCAGACCACTCAGAGGGATTTAGTTTCATCCAATGTGCAAGTCTTTTTTCAAAAACACGCTTAACGTTTTCCAATTCCTCAGGATCCGTGCGCTTCACACGCCGCACTAATATTTCCTCAAGTTGGTTCAGGATATCCTGTGGCAATGGCCGCGGCGTATCAACTTCAACGGCATCACCGATTTGACGCACATAACCTACCATCACAGCATGGAGTAAGCGGTCAATGACAGCCGGAGAAAAAGGTGTAACACTAGTCGGTTCTACCTGGGCATATAGTTTTTCATGATAACTCCTGAACTTTTCATAGTGCGAGCGGTCACGCGGCTTTGATGCGCTGTATAATGTCACGACTAACCCTGGCCTTTCGAACCAGCGACGGCCCACGCGACCGGTAACCTGGATGTATTGGCTGGTTGTCTTCGGCTGTCCTATAACGGCCATTAATGAAAGACGGTCAATATCTATACCCACCTCAATAATGTTCGAGGCAAGACATACATCAATAGCCGTTCCACGCTTCACATCGGTTTTTAATTCACCAATAGCAGCAGAAATTTCATCGCTGGTTAAACGGGATGTTAATTCCTTAATCCGGTTTAATCGGCGTAACTTGTCATAACCAATACCTTCCCTATTTTTGACCACTTTTAGGTGGTTTGGAATGTCTGATTGCAATAGGGTGACAGTCGTACCTAATTCCCGTAGACTATTAAAAAATATTAGTAATGTCCACCATGGATCCCGCTCCCCTTCACCCATTTCAAAAGGTTTTTGCAGAAGAGCTGTTAAAGATCTCACTTGAAGTGTTTGCATAGATCCCAGACCTGGTGTGTTAATACCAATATACTTTCTCCCCGGCATTAATTTACCTTCTGTGTCAGTAGCATTTTGGGCGAAAAACGAATCATCCGCTTCAAGCCCTGGTGATGGAAACAGCCGAGTATTCTCCCTAGCGTAAACATCCTTAACTTGTCTCTTGAATCTTCGTATTGTTGCCGTAGAACATACAAGCTTAGGGCGGACAGGCTCTTGTGCACGATAATCCGTGCACAACTCTTCAATTAAAACTTCAAACAAACCGGTCATAGAACCCAGTGGACCTGAAATTAAATGTAATTCGTCTTGAATAATTAAACCCGGGGGAGAACAAAAACGCTCCCCGTCCGCACCAATACCAAACATCGCACGAGGCACGGAATTCCAGGCTAGCAGTGCAAATTTATCTACCGTTCCAATGACTAAAGTTGGTCTTTTGGAGTAGATATCTTCGTCCACTACATAGACAGGAAGTTCCTGGTTGAATATACAATCACGATCTGGACAGTGAATCATCACATTACCAGAAGATATTTTGTATCCATTAATATTGAATCCCAAGCCTTTTCTCTTACCGCGACCACTTCTTAGTCCGGATTCAGTTTTCCGGTTATCTGGTATTTTCCCCATTTGCGCTCCACACCAAGGGCAAGAGCGAACCAAAAACGGATTGTCCTCACTCGTTCCATTCTTCAAAGCTTTTAAATCAGCTAATGCGCCTTTGTGTGTGTTTGGTGTTGTATCTGATCCCAACCATATTCCTATTGAAAATGACTCGTCTCCCAAATCTATCTCATGTAGCTTTCGAATATATTCCATTGAACAAATAAGCCTCGATGCTCTTTGAAATTGATCCGCAGTTAACAAGCGTAATGTATAACGCATAAGTACTTGGACACCTGTATCATAGGGGTCTCGTAGACGACGTAAGAACATAGAGTAGGCAGCTAAACCTAAATAGGCTTCTGTTTTACCTCCACCAGTAGGGAAAAAGATGAGTTCAACAGTTTCGCGTTCGTTAGAAAAGAAATTGGCAGTGGATTCAATTGACATCAACATAAAAGCAATCTGAAACGCACGCCATTTACCTTTATCTGTGCCAATGACATCAGGATTTGTATAAGGCTTACTAAAAAGAACACCACTCTCAGTTACTTCTGATTCCCGAACGACTGTACCAGTTATCTGCTGGAGCAGCATGGCATAATTCGCCAGTTGAAAAGCCTTTAACGCTTCTAAATTATTCTTAAGATAATTAAGTCCTTGTTCCATCCTGTCTGCGCATTCACTACAAAGAAGCAGGTTTCTTTCCGCCACTTCTTGTAGGTGTTTATCCAACTTCGGAATCGTTAATCTCTTCTTCTCGATCCATTCCCTATACAAATTTACTATTTCTTCTAATTCATTGAAGCCATGATCGCTGCTTGAATCGAGACCTGCCAATGTCCTCATGGAAACTTCAATATCGGAACCGTCCCCTCGCTTAATTGCAGGTGTCATACTCTTTGTTTCATAGCTAGGGAGAAACTCGGTTCTTACGCTTTCCACTTTATCACCGGTCATATCCCAATCTGCAGAACAGCCATGTCCCACAGCGTATGTCTTCATCGAGCGATATAATAAGGCAAGTGATTGTTCCTCTTCATCAGCATCTGTTGGTTCTACAGCCTCCGGATAAGGCAGAATGCCTACGCTTTGATCTGCTTGATTTAACGGAAAAATATCTGCTGTAAATTGTGACTGGAATAAACTGACACTATCAACTGATGTATTACCTCCAAATTCGGAACGATTAACCAAGCTTACAGTAATTAGACGGCTACCATCTTCAATTGGCCTCGACAGAATCTGCACCTGCAAGTTTAGACCGTCTGTATTGTCGGCCTCAATTACCCGGCCTGTTAACAACACATGTCTTTCCGTATTTAACTCTTCAGCTGAACATGTGACTTTCATACTTACAGGTGATCGAACCCACCACTTTCTTTCCCTTTTATCCCCTTCTATCCTCGCTTTAAAAGAATTATAACGTCCACCGGTTACAAATATTCTGAGCTCCGATTCAGGATTAAGGATAGCACGAAAACTTACTGCCATACTGCTTTGTTGATAGTCATTTGCTGATGAAATATCCAATTCGGAATCTTCATCATTTTTGTTGGAACTATTTCGCGATTCAATTTCCTCAATTTCTCTCGTATTGACAAGCTGGATAGCATCCGAATCTGCCGGGTCTAACTGATGATCTTCACTTTCATCACGACCGATACCGTAAGGGTAAAGAATTGCAGCCCCGTATCGTCTGCTGGGTTGCTCATGTAAAATCTCCTCTCCCGTCTCCTTATTTCTGTATGGCCTGTAATATTCTTCTTTACTTTTAAATAACACATCCGTCTGGCAACTAATTGACATACTGTTGTCTGAAACAGCAGGCCCGATAAATTCCCGCCTCAATGCCTCAAAAAGCTGATCCCTGTTTTTCATATTTTTCTGCAGTTCGGTTAACATAATTCTGACACCTCTTTCATGTTTAAAAGTGTACGAGTTCTATGTTCATCAACATAAAAATCATTTGTGCCGATATACTCCACTTTAAAAGCAGTAAAGCTCGCATCCTCGGCTCCTGGCAGAGGGAAGATAATAGTACGCTCCAGTTCCAATTTAGAAAGGTCCGCTTTGTTTACAACGTTTAGTAACTGCTGCCTAATGGTAGCACCAGCCTGTAGATGACCTCTCGCCAGAATTTCTGCTTCCCTCCATAGATCCTTTTCACGATCGTTATATTTTAAGATTTTAATAATTGATGAAAAATCTTGACGGTCCCTTGGTTTAATACTGTCCAGAGACATCCAATTACGTAAATTCATATGATTTGCCTTTGATGAACCATTTTTACGTAAGGCACGAATAACACGGTCATATCCATACTTATAGACAAGTTTCTGAAGCCCCTTTTTCCATTCAACGTGTCTTTCACGCATTGATACCGCTTTCTCACCCAATATTTGATCCGCAATATTTTGAATCACGTCCCGCTCTGTCCCTGTTCTAATGAGTATGTAGCATTCCGTATCCAGTTGCTGTACAGGCAACCGTATAACTTTTTCTTCTTGGTTAAAAGTAAGGACCCAAATGTTACCAATAGTATGCTTTTCAAAAAAAATATACTTACCGCCTGCTAATGCTACTAGTGTAGCTGG
Above is a window of Paenibacillus sp. E222 DNA encoding:
- a CDS encoding helicase-related protein — translated: MLTELQKNMKNRDQLFEALRREFIGPAVSDNSMSISCQTDVLFKSKEEYYRPYRNKETGEEILHEQPSRRYGAAILYPYGIGRDESEDHQLDPADSDAIQLVNTREIEEIESRNSSNKNDEDSELDISSANDYQQSSMAVSFRAILNPESELRIFVTGGRYNSFKARIEGDKRERKWWVRSPVSMKVTCSAEELNTERHVLLTGRVIEADNTDGLNLQVQILSRPIEDGSRLITVSLVNRSEFGGNTSVDSVSLFQSQFTADIFPLNQADQSVGILPYPEAVEPTDADEEEQSLALLYRSMKTYAVGHGCSADWDMTGDKVESVRTEFLPSYETKSMTPAIKRGDGSDIEVSMRTLAGLDSSSDHGFNELEEIVNLYREWIEKKRLTIPKLDKHLQEVAERNLLLCSECADRMEQGLNYLKNNLEALKAFQLANYAMLLQQITGTVVRESEVTESGVLFSKPYTNPDVIGTDKGKWRAFQIAFMLMSIESTANFFSNERETVELIFFPTGGGKTEAYLGLAAYSMFLRRLRDPYDTGVQVLMRYTLRLLTADQFQRASRLICSMEYIRKLHEIDLGDESFSIGIWLGSDTTPNTHKGALADLKALKNGTSEDNPFLVRSCPWCGAQMGKIPDNRKTESGLRSGRGKRKGLGFNINGYKISSGNVMIHCPDRDCIFNQELPVYVVDEDIYSKRPTLVIGTVDKFALLAWNSVPRAMFGIGADGERFCSPPGLIIQDELHLISGPLGSMTGLFEVLIEELCTDYRAQEPVRPKLVCSTATIRRFKRQVKDVYARENTRLFPSPGLEADDSFFAQNATDTEGKLMPGRKYIGINTPGLGSMQTLQVRSLTALLQKPFEMGEGERDPWWTLLIFFNSLRELGTTVTLLQSDIPNHLKVVKNREGIGYDKLRRLNRIKELTSRLTSDEISAAIGELKTDVKRGTAIDVCLASNIIEVGIDIDRLSLMAVIGQPKTTSQYIQVTGRVGRRWFERPGLVVTLYSASKPRDRSHYEKFRSYHEKLYAQVEPTSVTPFSPAVIDRLLHAVMVGYVRQIGDAVEVDTPRPLPQDILNQLEEILVRRVKRTDPEELENVKRVFEKRLAHWMKLNPSEWSGTAEGGDYPLLRVAGEYADERSTRLSLATPMSLRNVDAQCRGDISVLYKLEELEDLE
- a CDS encoding MFS transporter — its product is MAPKRQKSRSDRVDEYVKSPEKQKKLYKKTLWLVVVSQIFGGAGLAAGLTVGALLAQDMLGSDSLSGLPAALFTLGSAAAALIVGRLSQRFGRRVGLAAGFIAGGAGATGVVFAALWDQIALLFVSLLIYGAGTATNLQARYAGTDLALPNQRAKAISTALVFTTIGAVAGPNLVEPTGHMATSIGLPALSGPFILAAVAYLIAGLVLLLFLRPDPFIVAKAIDEEEILNKGSQVKDGKSLQGKGDASRPESSHNRKGLIVGATVMVLTQIVMVGIMVMTPVHMKQHGHELGDAGLVIGIHIAFMYLPSLLTGVLVDKLGRTFMSYASGVTLLLAGLTAAFAPGESMGLLIVALALLGLGWNFGLISGTAAIIDSTTPKVRAKTQGTVDVLIALAGASGGALSGMVMAGVGYSMLSLAGGLMSLLLIPVVAWSWRKNSTSHSEKG
- a CDS encoding DUF3883 domain-containing protein is translated as MLDNHKLALIVAYFLSKYNEIALENLGYSNFTAAFEDIGFKLSVKPNTIKNMRDEFDPFHPNNRRGWYQRELRPSRLEVLEKYEELSESALLGIVKDILSYSTLNRTTELDKNIQVYIDTIQEDDETKHATRKFSTRGITGKRAEEFFYESFLKNKIDGFGGGLKDRRNDGCGFDFELDSSLPFVFEVKGLSAIIGGVVFTDKEWIVAKELGERYILVLVSNLDGIPNIKLIQNPYEKLVAKKNVYTTISINWAISKEQL
- the drmB gene encoding DUF1998 domain-containing protein; this encodes MVYPIRRAQMIAPFGTGAMSISKSGISAICGGLDHWYKDKNGSSERVDLSQYKIKEWRLERLLGVDHFRLPPDFRYKGAGENNKFLTVPFLRFPQWHYCTFCGDMKKTELTTKSREECSTCKANNIKKFMVQVPFIAICENGHIQDFPWREWVHRSANPSCTATMKLVSTGGGALTTMQVKCGCGVEPRMLNKITSAHPDGSTELSKELVGGGNVFYCQGKRPWLGTEDGETCRCHLRGSLRSASNVYFAQVRSAIYIPGEVSRQIKTLIELFQSPQYVRILNLSKRGNLSEEETVDELRAQFRIELETYSDAEIKRAILSLEQRATIEIEENEGAGGTDLERVLRLEEYSVLSETSDQDDLKIRWIPLAQYDSNLFDMEKYFSDVFLVEKLKETRVLAGFNRVFNDRPTDVQQLKYQMWRSVPDESSDNWLPAYVVYGEGIFLKFNPDLLNTWEDKADVVSRLQPLAERYRNLLVNRRTREKQITPRFVMAHTFAHLLMNQLTFECGYSSSSLRERLYISDDEANPMYGILIYTAAGDSDGTMGGLVRMGKPGYLEKVIQKSLINAGWCSSDPICSEIGPQGPDSCNLAACHSCSLVPETACEEFNRFLDRGLTVGLPGSQQIGYFS